A window from Leptothermofonsia sichuanensis E412 encodes these proteins:
- a CDS encoding DM13 domain-containing protein yields the protein MRIRNFFILGFVSTLALGCARELPATQATASPLAESPTTVTRSTPEAHSANQSAKQNKALMGSFVSGEHPTTGTVRVVTKNGKTFVELDQGFKTFDMGPDLVVALHRSNNVIASTKPPAYSLKEGDYVVIAPLQKFNGAQSYEVPETINLVNYKSVVIWCRKFNATFGAASLGKN from the coding sequence ATGAGAATCCGCAATTTCTTTATCCTGGGATTTGTCTCAACCTTAGCATTGGGCTGTGCCAGGGAATTGCCTGCGACTCAGGCGACTGCCAGTCCTCTCGCTGAAAGTCCCACAACAGTTACCCGCTCAACCCCAGAAGCCCATTCTGCTAACCAGTCAGCCAAACAAAATAAGGCTCTCATGGGTAGCTTTGTGTCTGGGGAACACCCAACGACGGGAACTGTTCGGGTTGTGACGAAGAATGGCAAAACGTTTGTTGAACTTGATCAGGGGTTTAAGACATTTGATATGGGACCCGATTTAGTTGTTGCTTTGCATCGTTCTAACAATGTGATTGCTTCGACAAAACCACCTGCCTATTCCCTGAAAGAGGGGGATTACGTCGTGATTGCCCCCCTGCAAAAATTCAACGGTGCTCAGAGCTATGAAGTGCCTGAAACCATTAACCTTGTTAACTACAAGTCTGTCGTCATCTGGTGTCGTAAGTTTAACGCTACCTTTGGTGCAGCCTCTTTAGGTAAGAATTAA
- the dusB gene encoding tRNA dihydrouridine synthase DusB, with translation MVTLSPALQDRLSKPLKIGNFEVKSRVFQSPLSGVTDLVFRRLVRRYAPDSMMYTEMVNATGLHYVRQLPQIMDVDPNERPISIQLFDCRPDFLAEAAQMAVDEGADTVDINMGCPVNKITRNGGGSSLLREPETAAAIVRAVVKAVPVPVTVKTRIGWTDKEINILDFARRMEDAGAQMITVHGRTRAQGYNGSARWEWIGRVKQVLSIPVIANGDIFSVEAAVKCLEMTGADGVMCSRGTLGYPFLVGEVDHFLKTGESKPLPTAVERLQCAREHLWMLWEYKGDRGVRQARKHMTWYSKGFMGAAELRGQLSTIENVHQGMELLDGAIVRLMEN, from the coding sequence ATGGTTACGCTATCTCCTGCTTTACAGGATCGGCTCTCGAAGCCGCTGAAAATTGGCAACTTTGAAGTCAAAAGCCGGGTGTTCCAGTCGCCTTTATCGGGAGTGACTGATCTGGTGTTTCGGCGGTTGGTGCGGCGGTATGCGCCCGATTCCATGATGTATACGGAGATGGTCAATGCAACGGGGTTGCACTATGTCAGGCAACTGCCTCAAATTATGGACGTTGACCCCAATGAGCGTCCTATCAGTATTCAGTTGTTTGACTGCCGCCCAGACTTTTTAGCCGAAGCGGCACAGATGGCAGTGGATGAAGGGGCAGATACCGTAGATATCAATATGGGCTGTCCAGTAAACAAGATTACCAGGAATGGAGGGGGTTCATCTTTATTGAGGGAGCCGGAGACGGCGGCGGCGATCGTCCGGGCGGTGGTCAAAGCGGTGCCTGTGCCCGTGACTGTCAAAACCCGAATTGGCTGGACAGATAAGGAAATCAATATTCTGGATTTCGCCCGACGGATGGAAGATGCCGGAGCGCAGATGATTACGGTGCATGGGCGTACCCGTGCCCAGGGATATAACGGTTCTGCCAGATGGGAATGGATTGGGCGGGTGAAGCAGGTTTTGTCCATCCCGGTGATTGCCAATGGGGATATTTTCTCTGTAGAAGCGGCTGTTAAGTGCCTGGAGATGACGGGGGCAGATGGCGTCATGTGTTCGCGCGGTACTCTCGGCTATCCCTTTCTGGTGGGTGAGGTAGATCACTTTTTGAAGACGGGTGAAAGCAAGCCTTTACCGACTGCGGTTGAGCGGTTGCAGTGTGCTCGTGAGCATTTGTGGATGCTGTGGGAATATAAGGGCGATCGCGGTGTTCGTCAGGCCCGCAAACATATGACCTGGTACTCGAAAGGTTTTATGGGAGCCGCTGAACTCCGGGGCCAACTCAGCACCATTGAAAATGTGCATCAAGGCATGGAACTGCTGGATGGGGCGATCGTCCGTTTGATGGAAAATTGA
- a CDS encoding chlororespiratory reduction protein 7, producing the protein MPDPRLYESDTYVLLEPGLAEQFLSTEEMLEKLQTILEKRQDDLPRDLQKFSLVQDQARYLLETSCELDMEPGQFLQWYVVRLEK; encoded by the coding sequence ATGCCTGACCCTCGCCTGTACGAAAGTGACACCTATGTTTTGCTGGAGCCAGGACTGGCGGAACAGTTCCTCTCAACCGAAGAGATGCTGGAAAAGCTGCAAACCATTCTGGAAAAGCGACAGGATGATTTGCCCAGGGATTTGCAGAAATTTTCTTTGGTACAAGACCAGGCAAGATACCTGCTGGAAACGTCCTGCGAATTAGATATGGAACCAGGGCAGTTTCTTCAGTGGTATGTGGTCAGGCTGGAGAAATAG
- a CDS encoding cytochrome b/b6 domain-containing protein — protein MVDLAPVPDLSTRARFHQATPARLFHWVNVISLFIMLTSGLRLYNANPVFGGRAGYDFPLLITVGGWLAGARHWHFAAMWFFALNLLWYGIYVLVSQRWKHRFIGKNDIKALQMSRNPRRRIFAWHRIVYTAVIPILLLALFTGIGMYKPAQFYWIVDFFGGWFPLRVVHFMTVPAVLLFAIIHSLLALKAGGDRLVNSMFKIGNEA, from the coding sequence ATGGTGGATCTGGCTCCCGTTCCTGACCTGTCAACCAGAGCGCGCTTTCACCAGGCGACACCTGCTCGCCTCTTTCACTGGGTAAATGTGATCAGCCTGTTTATCATGCTGACCAGTGGCTTGCGGCTTTACAACGCCAACCCGGTTTTTGGTGGACGAGCGGGTTATGATTTTCCATTACTGATTACAGTGGGTGGCTGGCTGGCTGGTGCGAGGCACTGGCACTTTGCGGCTATGTGGTTCTTCGCCTTAAATCTGCTCTGGTACGGAATTTACGTGCTGGTCAGTCAGCGCTGGAAACATCGTTTTATCGGTAAAAACGATATTAAGGCGTTGCAAATGAGCCGTAACCCCAGGCGTCGCATTTTTGCATGGCACCGGATCGTTTATACTGCTGTGATTCCGATTCTCTTATTGGCGCTGTTTACAGGCATTGGCATGTACAAACCTGCCCAGTTCTACTGGATTGTAGACTTCTTTGGTGGGTGGTTTCCGCTGCGTGTGGTTCACTTCATGACGGTTCCTGCCGTACTGTTATTTGCCATAATTCATTCTCTGCTGGCCCTAAAAGCAGGAGGCGATCGCCTGGTGAATTCGATGTTTAAGATCGGAAACGAGGCATAA
- a CDS encoding YdcF family protein, protein MFIRLTWVKLKRLLLLLLIPGLWLGYREVRGYFERPQAMLVLGGDTKREDFAAEFARQHPHLPIWISSGSNPEYSMAVFADAGIELNRLHIDHAAVDTVTNFTTLVDRFSARGIKSVYLITSDYHMRRSQIIGEIVFGSRGIHLKPVSVPSRYKAEPLSKSLRDGARAVLWLATGHTGSTLSGRYESRYPGK, encoded by the coding sequence ATGTTTATTCGGTTGACATGGGTCAAGTTAAAGCGGCTCCTCCTGCTACTTCTGATTCCTGGACTCTGGCTGGGCTATCGGGAAGTTAGAGGATATTTTGAGCGTCCCCAGGCAATGCTTGTGTTAGGAGGCGATACAAAACGGGAAGACTTTGCCGCCGAGTTTGCCCGTCAACATCCCCACCTTCCTATTTGGATTTCCAGTGGCAGTAATCCAGAGTATTCCATGGCTGTATTTGCAGACGCCGGAATCGAACTGAACCGACTGCATATTGACCACGCTGCTGTAGATACGGTTACGAACTTTACTACGCTGGTTGACCGATTTAGTGCCAGGGGAATCAAGAGTGTCTATCTCATTACTTCGGACTACCACATGCGGCGATCCCAGATCATCGGTGAGATTGTGTTTGGTAGTCGGGGAATTCACCTGAAGCCGGTATCAGTTCCTTCCAGGTATAAAGCTGAGCCGCTTTCCAAATCACTTCGGGACGGGGCCAGAGCCGTTCTGTGGTTGGCTACCGGGCACACAGGTTCGACCCTCAGTGGTCGCTACGAGAGCCGCTATCCAGGGAAGTGA
- a CDS encoding tetratricopeptide repeat protein, which produces MPNRNFLLSFLALLGFWGVAQPVLGQALVPHTIQLDSTKLERQGLSLAQEAAQLAQFQQYELALPRARLATQLAPKSSEVWSLLGGLYLQTNELDQGIGALKQAQSLDPKNAAVLFGLGSAYFQKGNYKTSVDYLSSGLKIRPNVPGALFDLGNAYLMLRQYSEAIANYEKAVAQDKNFWPAINNIGLIKYEQGNVNEALQRWRAAVAIDKKAAEPQLAIAVALYTRGDRQQGLALGETAIKLDSRYSDLKFLKENLWGDRLLADAQKFLETPQMKATIAQAQDQPPPPQSSSQ; this is translated from the coding sequence GTGCCTAATCGCAATTTTCTCCTTTCATTCCTTGCCCTGTTGGGTTTCTGGGGTGTCGCCCAGCCAGTTCTGGGGCAGGCACTTGTACCCCATACGATCCAACTTGACTCTACCAAGCTAGAACGCCAGGGTCTCAGTCTGGCTCAAGAGGCAGCCCAGTTAGCTCAGTTCCAACAGTATGAACTGGCCCTGCCACGGGCACGATTGGCAACTCAACTGGCTCCCAAAAGTTCTGAGGTCTGGTCTTTACTGGGTGGGCTGTATCTGCAAACCAATGAGTTAGATCAGGGGATTGGGGCGTTGAAGCAGGCGCAGTCACTGGATCCCAAAAATGCAGCGGTTTTATTTGGATTGGGATCCGCTTATTTCCAGAAAGGGAACTATAAAACTTCGGTTGACTATCTCAGTTCCGGGTTGAAAATTAGACCGAATGTCCCTGGCGCCCTGTTCGACCTGGGGAATGCTTATTTAATGCTGCGCCAGTATTCAGAGGCAATCGCTAACTATGAAAAAGCCGTTGCTCAGGACAAAAATTTCTGGCCCGCTATCAATAACATTGGGCTGATCAAGTATGAGCAGGGTAATGTCAATGAAGCGCTGCAACGCTGGCGGGCTGCGGTTGCCATCGACAAAAAAGCAGCCGAACCCCAACTGGCGATCGCCGTTGCCCTTTATACCAGGGGCGATCGACAACAGGGTTTAGCCCTTGGAGAAACCGCTATCAAGCTGGATAGTCGCTACAGTGATTTAAAGTTTTTGAAGGAGAATTTATGGGGCGATCGGCTGCTCGCGGATGCCCAAAAATTTCTAGAAACCCCCCAAATGAAAGCTACTATTGCCCAGGCGCAAGATCAGCCTCCCCCACCCCAATCCTCCTCCCAGTAG
- the thyX gene encoding FAD-dependent thymidylate synthase has protein sequence MDRFRVEVIARTPNPQQVIYAAMHQDYAEGFVWDDRDRFPPEEKCGEIIVKHLLAGNRGHYGPLEHPQIILNCGWFPHSTMQQIRTHRVGISFDVQSFRYTGSRIIDVVEGRRDVEEVFYLRPVGAYSDRQGKRYDYTLEQRQRDIDWCLEACHRYAERIQQGFAEEHARGLIPFDVRQHWVMSANVRSLMHLLDLRWKLDAQLEAQKLCETIWPHFYAWVPAIADWYESNRLKKARLAP, from the coding sequence ATGGATCGTTTTAGAGTTGAAGTGATTGCCCGGACGCCAAATCCCCAACAGGTAATCTATGCGGCGATGCACCAGGACTATGCAGAAGGCTTTGTCTGGGATGATCGGGATCGCTTCCCCCCGGAAGAAAAGTGTGGCGAAATCATTGTTAAGCACCTGTTAGCTGGCAACCGGGGGCACTACGGGCCTTTAGAGCATCCTCAAATCATATTGAACTGTGGTTGGTTTCCCCACAGTACCATGCAGCAAATTCGGACTCATCGGGTTGGAATTAGTTTCGATGTCCAATCATTTCGCTACACGGGCAGCCGCATTATTGATGTAGTCGAAGGCAGGCGAGATGTGGAAGAGGTTTTCTATCTGCGTCCTGTTGGGGCATACAGTGACCGTCAGGGTAAGCGATATGACTACACCCTGGAACAGCGACAGCGGGATATTGATTGGTGCCTGGAAGCCTGCCATCGGTATGCAGAGCGCATTCAACAGGGATTTGCTGAGGAACATGCCAGAGGCTTGATTCCCTTTGATGTCCGGCAGCACTGGGTCATGTCAGCGAATGTGCGATCGCTGATGCACCTGCTTGACCTGCGCTGGAAGTTAGATGCTCAGCTAGAGGCCCAGAAACTTTGTGAAACGATCTGGCCCCATTTCTATGCCTGGGTTCCCGCGATCGCTGACTGGTATGAATCAAATCGCCTGAAAAAAGCCCGCCTTGCACCTTGA
- a CDS encoding response regulator, giving the protein MQFTSGYILLLAKQPQAVRVLASLLGHSSYSVAIASTEEQAIAQTERHPPFLIILAGNHNHWSQTLLHDLRIHARSHSITLVALTDFHAPSWIHQEENPGFDGFLVNPISSDVLSSLVQSAQTRQICCPAG; this is encoded by the coding sequence ATGCAATTCACGTCTGGCTATATCTTGCTATTAGCAAAGCAGCCTCAAGCAGTCAGGGTGTTGGCAAGCTTGTTAGGGCACTCTAGCTATTCTGTGGCGATCGCCAGCACAGAAGAGCAGGCGATCGCACAAACTGAACGCCATCCCCCTTTCCTCATCATCCTGGCAGGAAATCATAATCACTGGTCTCAGACGCTGCTGCACGATCTACGCATTCATGCAAGATCTCATTCCATCACCTTAGTTGCCCTCACGGATTTCCATGCACCAAGCTGGATCCATCAGGAAGAAAACCCTGGGTTTGACGGCTTTCTTGTCAACCCGATCAGCAGTGATGTGCTCTCCTCACTTGTGCAATCGGCTCAAACCCGGCAAATTTGCTGCCCTGCTGGTTAA
- a CDS encoding polysaccharide deacetylase family protein, with protein sequence MQLAPLYPVLYQVLKPLFPTCLWSGSEQNPRIALTFDDGPHPEYTPQLLKVLDQHGVPASFFWLGVCVNRSPAIARTIYEAGHWVGLHGYDHRSFPMLSPTQLRQSLERTQAAIANACQLSPEVIRDVRPPNGLFTPQTLNLLQAWSYRPVMWSVVPEDWVRPGVTTVVQRVLQQVRNGSVIVLHDGYHGGADVAETADQLISALLQQGYHFVTVDQLWDVQPSG encoded by the coding sequence ATGCAGCTTGCTCCACTCTATCCAGTGCTTTATCAGGTGTTGAAGCCTCTGTTTCCAACATGCCTGTGGTCGGGCAGTGAGCAAAACCCCAGAATTGCCCTCACCTTTGATGACGGGCCTCACCCGGAATATACACCCCAACTTCTAAAAGTTCTGGATCAGCATGGAGTGCCAGCCAGTTTCTTCTGGCTGGGGGTCTGTGTCAATCGATCGCCTGCAATCGCTCGCACAATCTATGAAGCCGGACATTGGGTTGGGCTGCATGGTTATGACCATCGCTCTTTCCCAATGCTTTCTCCTACTCAGCTCAGACAGTCCCTCGAACGGACGCAGGCAGCGATCGCAAACGCCTGTCAACTGTCTCCCGAAGTAATTCGTGATGTTCGTCCTCCCAACGGATTATTTACACCCCAAACCCTGAATCTGTTGCAGGCATGGAGCTATCGCCCAGTGATGTGGAGCGTTGTTCCCGAAGACTGGGTCAGACCTGGCGTAACCACCGTTGTCCAGCGTGTTCTTCAGCAGGTCAGAAATGGCTCTGTAATCGTTTTACATGATGGATATCATGGGGGGGCTGATGTTGCAGAGACTGCCGATCAACTGATCTCTGCCCTGCTTCAGCAGGGCTATCATTTCGTTACAGTTGATCAACTCTGGGATGTTCAACCTTCGGGTTGA
- the rpoD gene encoding RNA polymerase sigma factor RpoD produces the protein MTQANDVLEIDLLNGASNSLPEGELGFFIDNDEDDRDDPLEASTDDEDGKSGKVRSTRRRAQAKKKHYTEDSIRLYLQEIGRIRLLRADEEIELARKIADLLELERVRDRLCERLASNPQDIERDLSLWANEVDQPLPKFRRRLHEGRRAKEKMVQSNLRLVVSIAKKYMNRGLSFQDLIQEGSLGLIRAAEKFDHEKGYKFSTYATWWIRQAITRAIADQSRTIRLPVHLYETISRIKKTTKLLSQEMGRKPTEEEIATRMEMTIEKLRFIAKSAQLPISLETPIGKEEDSRLGDFIESDGETPEDQVSKNLLREDLENVLDTLSPRERDVLRLRYGLDDGRMKTLEEIGQIFNVTRERIRQIEAKALRKLRHPNRNSVLKEYIR, from the coding sequence ATGACCCAGGCCAACGACGTACTCGAAATCGACTTGTTAAATGGTGCCTCTAATAGTCTGCCTGAGGGTGAATTAGGTTTTTTCATCGACAACGATGAAGATGATCGAGACGATCCTCTTGAAGCTTCTACAGATGATGAGGATGGCAAGTCCGGTAAAGTTCGCTCTACCCGACGTCGAGCGCAGGCGAAGAAAAAACACTACACTGAAGACTCAATTCGTCTGTATCTCCAGGAAATTGGTCGAATCCGACTTCTCCGTGCCGATGAAGAGATTGAATTGGCACGGAAGATTGCAGACCTGTTAGAGCTAGAGCGCGTTCGAGATCGTTTGTGTGAGCGGTTAGCCTCCAATCCTCAAGATATTGAAAGAGATCTTTCGCTCTGGGCAAACGAAGTAGATCAGCCGTTGCCCAAGTTTCGTCGGCGACTGCATGAGGGGCGCAGAGCTAAGGAAAAAATGGTGCAGTCTAACCTGCGATTGGTTGTTTCTATTGCTAAGAAATACATGAATCGGGGGCTTTCTTTCCAGGACCTGATTCAGGAAGGTAGTCTGGGGTTAATTCGTGCGGCTGAGAAATTTGACCATGAAAAGGGCTACAAGTTCTCAACCTATGCAACCTGGTGGATTCGTCAGGCAATTACGCGAGCGATCGCCGACCAATCCCGTACCATCCGCCTGCCAGTCCATCTCTATGAGACAATTTCTCGGATTAAAAAGACAACCAAGTTGCTCTCTCAGGAAATGGGGCGTAAGCCGACGGAGGAAGAAATCGCAACTCGTATGGAAATGACCATCGAGAAGTTACGGTTCATTGCCAAGTCCGCCCAGTTACCTATTTCCTTAGAAACTCCGATTGGTAAGGAAGAAGATTCCCGTTTGGGTGACTTTATTGAGTCCGATGGTGAAACCCCTGAAGATCAGGTATCTAAGAACCTGTTGCGGGAAGACCTGGAAAATGTTCTGGATACTCTCAGCCCCCGTGAGCGAGACGTACTGAGACTCCGATATGGTCTGGATGATGGTCGCATGAAGACCCTGGAAGAAATCGGCCAGATCTTCAATGTCACCCGTGAGCGGATTCGCCAGATTGAGGCAAAGGCTCTGCGTAAGTTGCGCCACCCCAACCGGAACAGTGTGCTGAAGGAATATATCCGTTAA
- a CDS encoding IS66 family transposase: protein MQFCNRNLREHLFLFLADTTIPPTNNASEQALRMSVIFRKVTNGFRSEWGKDLFADIRSVVNTGKRQGLSAFESISAALNPHQSLFPLS from the coding sequence ATGCAATTTTGCAACCGAAACTTGCGGGAGCATCTGTTTCTATTTTTGGCAGACACAACGATTCCGCCGACCAATAATGCCAGTGAACAGGCGCTGCGGATGAGTGTGATTTTTCGCAAGGTGACCAATGGATTTCGCTCCGAGTGGGGCAAAGATTTGTTCGCCGATATTCGTTCTGTGGTGAATACGGGTAAGCGTCAAGGGCTTTCTGCTTTTGAGTCCATTTCTGCGGCCTTAAACCCTCACCAATCCCTATTCCCGCTGAGTTGA
- the istA gene encoding IS21 family transposase encodes MKKQQGGLLPMAKFREMVRLHELGHNQSAIAQSCGVARSTVQDYIRRAVAKGLSYEQLSQMSDSQALELLGKGQRQVPIKTETINFAQVAVELQRKGVTLALLWQEGLDKGEWQLSYGGFCRRYNRWRAQQKLSMRQVYQGGEKLFVDYCGLTVPVTEADTGEVVEAQIFVACLGASNYTYAEATPTQALPHWIGAHQRTFACLGGVPRVVVPDNLKSGVTDPCRYEPGINRTYQELASHYGVAIIPARPKKPKDKAKVEKAVQEVERQILAPLRNQRFTSFAELNQAIALRLSALNERVMPSYGLSRQALFEQVDKPALRPLPMQEFVLGQWKRAKVNLDYHIEVEGHYYSVPSVQDKTCQLRHTEG; translated from the coding sequence ATGAAAAAACAGCAAGGAGGATTACTGCCGATGGCCAAATTTCGAGAAATGGTGCGCTTGCACGAGTTAGGCCACAACCAGAGTGCGATTGCCCAAAGTTGCGGGGTCGCTCGTTCAACGGTGCAGGATTACATTCGGCGAGCCGTGGCAAAGGGCCTGAGCTATGAGCAATTAAGCCAGATGAGCGACAGCCAGGCGTTAGAGCTACTGGGCAAAGGCCAGCGGCAAGTGCCCATCAAAACTGAAACCATTAACTTTGCTCAAGTGGCGGTCGAGTTGCAACGCAAGGGCGTGACCTTGGCGCTGTTGTGGCAGGAAGGCTTGGACAAAGGGGAGTGGCAGTTGAGTTACGGGGGCTTCTGTCGGCGCTACAACCGCTGGCGAGCCCAGCAGAAGTTATCGATGCGGCAGGTATACCAAGGGGGCGAAAAGCTGTTTGTTGATTACTGCGGCTTGACGGTGCCAGTGACTGAGGCGGACACGGGCGAAGTCGTCGAGGCCCAAATCTTCGTGGCGTGTTTGGGTGCGAGTAACTACACCTATGCCGAAGCCACGCCTACCCAAGCGTTACCTCATTGGATTGGGGCGCATCAACGCACGTTTGCATGCTTGGGTGGAGTGCCGCGGGTTGTCGTGCCTGATAACCTCAAGTCCGGGGTCACAGATCCCTGTCGCTATGAACCTGGAATCAATCGTACTTATCAGGAGTTAGCGAGCCACTATGGTGTTGCCATCATCCCCGCCCGTCCGAAAAAGCCGAAGGACAAAGCCAAGGTGGAAAAAGCGGTGCAAGAGGTAGAACGGCAAATCTTGGCTCCGTTACGGAACCAACGCTTTACCAGTTTTGCCGAGTTGAACCAGGCCATTGCCCTACGTCTGAGCGCCCTCAACGAGCGGGTGATGCCCAGTTATGGCTTGTCGCGTCAAGCCTTGTTTGAGCAGGTAGACAAACCAGCCTTGCGGCCGCTGCCCATGCAGGAGTTTGTCTTGGGGCAATGGAAGCGGGCGAAGGTGAACCTGGATTATCACATTGAAGTCGAGGGGCATTACTACTCAGTGCCCTCAGTACAGGACAAAACTTGTCAATTGAGGCACACAGAGGGTTGA
- a CDS encoding IS4 family transposase has protein sequence MQQITEFRQVLQPLLGWHGARLAFVAQFLIALLRTRTVNLSELAASFCGSAQIPSNYKRLQRFFSDFDLDYAAIARAVVCLMGIPQPWVLAIDRTEWSFGGSVFNILTLGICHQGISFPVVFLMLDNRGNSNTQERIDLLNEFFTIFGEDVRLRCLTSDREFVGREWIGYLLEDEPIPFRGRIRETETLSDGSKALNGRVLFADLKAGETKILRKRRQVWGHWVYVVGLRLDTQELLILVTNHSPHSALKDYALRWNLETLFGAFKTRGFCLEATHFIDDYRVRKLFALLTLALCWVMRTGVWRQAHKTIQLKSHGRKAQSLFRYGLDYLHNLLVNLDHKLDEFLDNLKLLSCT, from the coding sequence ATGCAACAGATTACCGAATTTCGCCAAGTTTTGCAGCCCCTCCTCGGTTGGCATGGTGCGCGGCTGGCATTTGTGGCTCAATTTCTGATCGCCCTGCTACGAACCCGTACGGTGAATCTGAGCGAATTGGCTGCTAGCTTTTGTGGTTCCGCCCAAATTCCGTCGAACTACAAGCGTCTCCAGCGCTTCTTTAGCGACTTTGATCTCGATTATGCGGCGATTGCCCGTGCCGTGGTCTGCCTGATGGGGATCCCGCAGCCTTGGGTGCTCGCCATAGACCGCACCGAATGGAGCTTTGGCGGTAGCGTTTTCAACATTCTCACCCTGGGCATTTGCCATCAGGGTATTTCCTTTCCGGTGGTGTTTCTGATGCTGGACAACCGCGGCAATTCCAACACCCAAGAGCGCATCGATTTGCTCAACGAATTCTTCACGATTTTTGGCGAGGATGTCCGCCTGCGGTGCCTGACGAGCGACCGCGAATTTGTTGGGCGGGAGTGGATTGGCTATTTGCTCGAAGATGAGCCAATCCCGTTTCGGGGGCGGATTCGCGAAACTGAAACGCTCAGTGATGGCAGCAAAGCCCTGAATGGCCGCGTCCTCTTTGCCGATCTCAAAGCGGGTGAAACCAAGATTTTACGCAAACGCCGTCAAGTGTGGGGACATTGGGTGTATGTCGTTGGTCTGCGGCTTGACACCCAGGAATTACTGATTTTGGTCACCAACCATTCACCCCATTCAGCCCTCAAAGATTACGCCCTGCGGTGGAATTTAGAAACCCTGTTCGGTGCGTTCAAAACTCGGGGCTTCTGCCTCGAAGCGACCCATTTTATTGATGACTACCGAGTCCGCAAGCTCTTTGCGCTCCTCACATTGGCGTTATGTTGGGTGATGCGAACGGGGGTGTGGCGGCAGGCGCACAAAACGATTCAACTCAAGTCCCATGGGCGCAAAGCCCAGAGTCTATTCCGATATGGCTTAGATTACTTGCACAACCTACTCGTTAATCTTGACCATAAATTAGATGAGTTCTTGGACAATCTCAAACTTTTGTCCTGTACTTAG
- a CDS encoding Mu transposase domain-containing protein has product MSSWTISNFCPVLSSVPYHLVHCPVEVKVRENLVEIFHEHQRMACHQRSRVRYRHTTLPPHMPPEHWAYKAQSKEAFLSWAERIGPQTQVQVHAIFESKEHEEQAFRTLKGVQRLVQQYGQDRLEAACHTANVLGMVGLQRLRSGNVLGLLFSLRRTG; this is encoded by the coding sequence ATGAGTTCTTGGACAATCTCAAACTTTTGTCCTGTACTTAGCTCAGTGCCTTACCACCTGGTGCATTGTCCAGTCGAGGTCAAAGTGAGGGAGAACCTGGTGGAGATTTTTCACGAACATCAACGCATGGCCTGTCATCAACGTTCGCGGGTGCGCTACCGCCACACCACCCTACCGCCTCATATGCCACCGGAGCACTGGGCCTACAAAGCCCAATCGAAAGAGGCCTTTCTGAGTTGGGCAGAGCGTATTGGGCCCCAAACCCAAGTCCAGGTGCACGCCATCTTTGAGAGCAAGGAGCATGAAGAGCAAGCCTTTCGCACCCTCAAAGGAGTGCAGCGGTTAGTCCAGCAGTATGGCCAAGACCGCCTGGAAGCGGCTTGTCATACTGCCAATGTTTTGGGCATGGTCGGATTGCAACGACTCCGCTCGGGTAATGTTCTAGGTTTGTTGTTTTCCTTACGAAGAACTGGTTAG